A window of Variovorax paradoxus genomic DNA:
AACAGCACGCGCATGTCGCGCACCGGCAGCGGCTGGCTCGAACAGATCAAGGCGGTTTCGAGAATGCGCTTGGCATCCGCCGTATTCATGGTTCGCGTTATCCGGGAAAAGGCGCCTGGGTAGACGCTGGCTCACAAGGATGAAAGGAGTAGGCGTTGCCGGCACGCGGCGAATGCAACGCAAGGCCGGCATCGGATGGCCGGCGCGGCCCTCGGGCCGTCAGGCGCGATTGTAAACCAGCCCCCAGGACTGCAAAGCCTGAATGAGGTCCGGCGGCGGCGGCGATCGGAACTCCATGGGCTCTTGCGTGACGGGATGCACGAAGGCCAGCCGGAACGCATGCAGCGCCTGGCGCGACAGGCCGACGGCCGGCGCGCCGCCATAAAGCGCGTCTCCCACCAACGGATGCCCGATCGACGCCATGTGCACGCGGATCTGATGGGTGCGGCCGGTTTCGAGGGTGCAACGCACCACGCAGCCTTCGGAATGGCTGTCGAGCCGCTCGATCAGCGTGCGCGCGGTCTTGCCCGCATGACGCTCCAGGTCGACCACGGCCATGCGCAGCCGATTGCGCGGATCCCGCCCGATGGGCGCATCGACCTGCCGGGCCGCCGCGCCGACCCAGGGCTTGTGCCCGATTGCCAGGTACTGCCGCTTGACCTCGCGCGCGGCGATCAGCGCGACCATCGCGTCCATGGTCGCCCGCGTGCGGGCCACCACCATCAGCCCGCTGGTGTCGCGATCGAGCCGGTGCACGATGCCGGCGCGCGGCAGCAGCGCGGCCTTCGGATCGAGCGCCAGCAGTCCGTTGAGCAGCGTGCCGCTCCAATGCCCGGGCGCCGGATGCACGACCAGCCCGGCGGGCTTGTCGACGATGCGCAGGTGCTCGTCCTCGTACACGGTGACGAGGTCCATCGTCTCGGGCCGGAAAGCCTGGCTCTGGGGCGTGGGCCGCAGTTCGATGCGCCCTGCCTGCCCCGC
This region includes:
- a CDS encoding RluA family pseudouridine synthase, which translates into the protein MGNTPEHLEAAEHEEGADPAEASELRPFIIDSAQHGQRLDRALAALVPEFSRSYLQQLIEAGAVELQGRTVTKVSAGVKAGQAGRIELRPTPQSQAFRPETMDLVTVYEDEHLRIVDKPAGLVVHPAPGHWSGTLLNGLLALDPKAALLPRAGIVHRLDRDTSGLMVVARTRATMDAMVALIAAREVKRQYLAIGHKPWVGAAARQVDAPIGRDPRNRLRMAVVDLERHAGKTARTLIERLDSHSEGCVVRCTLETGRTHQIRVHMASIGHPLVGDALYGGAPAVGLSRQALHAFRLAFVHPVTQEPMEFRSPPPPDLIQALQSWGLVYNRA